ACCCTTCGGCTCTATCACAAGGGCTATAAAGAAATTGATCTAGCCAACGAATATAATCACATTACAGAAATTGAATATGCCTGTGGTTGTGCTATTTTTGTAACAAAAGAAGTGATAGAAACAGTAGGCACTCTATCCAAAGAATTCTTCCTTATTTGGGAAGAAGTAGATTGGTGTTGGCGTATCAGAAAGGCTGGCTATAGTTGTCTTTTTGTACCTCAAGCAAAAGTTTGGCATAAGATTTCTTGTGGTTTTCAAGGAGGGAATAGAGGTTCTCTATGGCACTATTTTTATTCTCGCAATCGCTTAATTTTTTTAAACCAGCACCTTTCCAAAAAACAAAAGCGTGCTTTCTATTGTTTCCAATTCCCCAAAGAGCTCTTTTCTCTTTTTTTCTATGCCTTTCATCCTCGGATTACTAAAACAACACGCCTTTTACATCGTGCAGCTCTAACGGGCATTTTTGATTACTATCGAGGGCTTTTAGGCCCTTGTCCTCATAAAAACTTTCGTTAAAGCTCATTTAAATCATGCTATCTATGCAAGAAACCGTCCATTTTAAGCTACCTACACTTGCAACAAAGATTATGATAGATCTTATTTATTTTATAAATCATATAAATAAAATAACCTATCTTGTCTACTAATTCATTAGTTGTTAAAAGACGATTAAATAGATTTATTAAAATCTGATCCTATAAATAATTTTAATGCAATTTTAGATACTACATGGATATGTTCGCTTTCGCGCAAAAGACCGACTGCATTATTCTAGCAGGAGGACAAGGGACTCGTTTGTTTCCTCTTACCCAAACCCGCTGTAAACCAGCGGTTTGCTTTGGTGGAGCCTATCGCTTAATCGATATTCCTCTTTCTCATTGTTTACACGCTAAATTAGACTCGATCTTTGTGATTACTCAATACTTAGCCTCCTCTTTGCAACAACACATCTATGAAACCTATCATTTCGATCAATTTCATAAGAACAATATTCAACTGCTTTCCCCTGAAGAAACACCTACGCGCAAAGTTTGGTTTAAAGGAACCGCTGATTCCATTAGACAAAATCTTGAGTATTTCGAAGCCTCCTCTGCAGAGTACTTTTTAATTCTGTCAGCAGATCAACTCTACAACATGGATTTCAATAAGCTATTTGCCTTTGCAGAGGAGAGTAATGCCGATTTTATCATTGCTGCTTTAAACGTTAAAGAGCAAGAAGCAAAGCGTATGGGGGTACTCAATATTTCTGCTAAAAAGCAAGTTTTGGACTTTTTTGAAAAACCTTCTGATACAATAACTCTCAAACGATTTAGCCAATCAAATTTAAACTCCAAATACTTAGGATCCATGGGTATTTATTTATGCAAAAGAAAAACCTTATTTAATTTGCTAAAAGAAGAAGGGGATGATTTTGGTAGGCATCTTATTCCTTTACAGGTAAATAAGGGAGGCACCTATTGCTATCAACATGAGGAATATTGGGAAGATATTGGTACTGTTCTTTCCTATTACAAAGCAAATTTAGCTCTAACTCAAAAAAACCATCTTGATACCAAACCTATTTTTACTACCGCGCAACAACTAACTAGCACTTTAATTAGAGATACAAAAGTAATAAATTCTATTATTGCTCAAGGATCCATTAGCGAAGCTTCTCAAATTACCAATAGTGTCATTGGTATGCGCATTAAAATAGACTCTGGTAGTATTATTGAAAGCTGCATTTTAGTGGGCAATCTTAGTGCATTCCCTTCTTCTAGTACCCTACCGCAATATTGTTCTATCGGTAGAAATTGCATTTTGAAAAAAGTGATTGTCGATGAACATACTATTATCGGCAATAACGTAACATTGACCAATCCAAATGCTATAAATCACCTAGATACCTTTAAAGATCATGGTATTTATATTCGAGATGGGATTATCATCGTAACATCTGGAACAAAAATTCCTAATGGGTTTACTATCTAATGAAAATTTGGGCTCTTTCAGATCCGCATCTTTGTTTTGGTGCACCTAAAAAATCTATGGAGGTTTTTGGTCCCCCTTGGAAAAATTACATAGATAAAATCTATGCTAATTGGCTAGAGTGTATTGAAAAAGAAGATTTGGTATTGATTCCAGGGGATATCTCTTGGGCCATGCATCTAAAGGAAGCTCTTATTGACTTAGCATGGTTAGATGCGCTACCTGGGCATAAAATTATCTTACGAGGAAATCATGACTATTGGTGGAGCTCAAAAGCAAAACTTGTCCAAGCCATGCCCTCTTCCATTCAATGGATTCATAATGATGCTATTTTATGGCAATATATAGCCATCGGCGGCAGTAGATTATGGGATACCTACGAATATCAATTTACTAACTACATCGAATTCAAAGAAAATCCCCTACAAAAAAAACTCTCAGAAAAGAATGCTGAAAAACAAGAGGCTATTTTTTCAAGAGAGCTTGAGCGCTTGAAATTAAGCTTAAAACAGTTATCTCCTCTTGCACGTGTTCGTATTGCGCTAACTCACTATCCTCCTATTGGTCCTCATTTAAATCCTTCTCGCACTTCGGAAATTTTAGAACAATTTCAGATTCAATACTGTGTGTTTGGGCATTTACACAATGTGAGAAGAAAAGCACTTCCTTTTGGTACAGCTCGCGGAGTTCAGTATATCTTAACCTCTTGTGACTATTTAGATTTCAAACCTTTACGTATTCTCTAATACTGCTTTGACTATATCCAAGTAAATAGGATCTCTCTTGTTTAATGGGACATCTACAGGACAATTTTTCCGAGTATTACTAATTTGAGAAATATGTCTTTCTTCTTCTTCTAGGTCCATGTAATGATAATATTCAGCCATCATTTCAAGCACATCCTGAAATTGCTCTTCTGTTTTCATAGAAAGAAGCGCTTGTTTGACTACCTTAAAGAAAAACTCTCGATTCCCTCGATAGACTAAATAATCCATCAAAATCAAAAGAGACTCAAAATCCGGCTCTTCTTGTAAATACTCTAGAAATCGATCGAACATCAAAGAGGCAGATGGGGTGTCTGTTGATAGAAATAAGCAGATTCTTAATGCCTCAAACCGTTTTTTATGAATCACATAGGGAGAAAATCCATCTAAAAACTTAGAAGCACCAACGTAATTTTCCTCTATCATTTGATTAGCAATATAATCGAGGATAAATCCTTCTAAATCATGAGCAGAGTAGCTACATGCATAGAGAAAAACCTCTTCTGCAGACCCTTCTTTATCCGCTGCATTGTCGAGAATATCTTCCAATGATTCTAAGGCTTCTTGTAGTTGATCAACTTCTACCAAAGACCCTCTATCATATGCATCTATTAAACAATCCAATTGATCGCAAAACAAAGAAATAGGTAGATTTTCCGGCAGAAGTCTACGCCACAGCTCAAACAGCAAAAGATAACATTTAGCTTGACCTTCTTCTTCCTTTGGCCATATATGTTTGGTTAGTTCCTCTGGATTATCAAATTGCTGAGCTTGTTCTACAAAACTCACTTCATTAAAAAAAATACCAATTTTACCCAGACGTGTAAATAAAGTAGCAAGTTTCAATTCTCGTAAATCCTCTATCTGCCAGGGAGCAACTCGAGTCTTAGGATTATTGTTGTGTTTTACTCGCAATAAATTATAGAGGGACTTTCCACGTAATTGCATATTACCATATCTGTTAAGAAAATATTAAGACTACTATGCGTAAAGATATTTTGTCAAATCTATACAAAAAAAAGCGTTCACGGGTAGATTAGAAAGCATTATGAAACGTATCATCGAGAAACGCCCTTTCTTACTACTAGAGCTATTGGTCGCCTTATTTTTGCTTATCACTATGATCCTACCCTTTGCTTATTTGCCTATAAAAGCTTTGCAAAAAGAATATCTCTCTCTACAAGAGCTGCAGCTACGTAGGTTAGCTGATATCCAATTTTCTGTTATTAAAAAAGATCTGTATTCCCAGGAAAAAAAATTTCTAGCTGTTTTATCAGCAAAGGGTCCAAAAGAGAAAATCGAACTTTCAGCACCTGAATCGTTTATTCTAAAATTAGGTTCTTCTTCTAAGAAACTAATCATAAAAAAGTATGGATATATACATTTACAAGAAAACAACCATTATTTGATTCGTATTCTCATCGAAATATATCCAGAAAATGCAAAAGTTAAAAAAAGATATTTCATTTACCAACTCTTCATAAAAACCCGTACTATTTAAGTCTTGTCTATTAGACCTCTTGCGTAGTTAAATAAAAATTTCATAATTGTAGATTCCAGCAATAAGATTGAACCGTAAACCAAACCTTTCTATATCTTTTGTTTTGCTCTTCCAATAAAATTAAGACCATTTCTTCAAAAGTTTTTCGTTTCACTCCTGTCTGTCTTCTAAATTGCTCGGGTGGGATAGATTGAAGTTCTAAGTAATTTTTCCTTTCCCTCCATTTAGGAAAGAAGTATAGCGAAAATCTAATTACGCAAGAAGTCTAGTAAAAAACTCGATAGATTTTTAAAAATTTTTGTTATTTTTAATAAAAATGTTATATGCATATATCTTTAAAGAATAAAGTTAACTATTTATAACATTTGAGTACATATGGATTCTAAGCACTTTCTTATCTTAACTAGCATAATTTTTTTTTCAGCTCCTTTGTGGGGCGATACCTATACAGTTTCAAGTGAAGCCGATGCAGGCCCAGGCAGCCTTAGACAAGCTATTTTAGATCTGAATGAGACAGGGAATACAGCTACTAATACTATAACTATAAATAGCGGATTGCCTCCTATTCTGCTTACTAGCAAATTACCTGTTATCCAAAGAACGGCAAAGATTACTACGTCTGGAACAGTTCCTCAAATAATTGATGGGAACCAAAATCGTTTATTCGTTGCAAATGCTAATCTAACTATCGAAAATTGCAATATACAAAATGGTGCAGCTATTGGGGGAAATGGAATCTCAAATCGAAGTAGTGGAGGAGGAGGAGGATTAGGAGCAGGGGGTGGAGTGTATGTAGCTCCTAATACTGTTGTTACTTTGAATAACACCTCTCTTAAGAATAATCTTGCACAAGGAGGAAAAGGTGCAGGTGGTTTTCAAAATTTGAAAGGAGGAGGTTTCAGTGGATCAGGAGGAGGTGCTAGTTTTTCATCAGCTGACCCAAATGCTAGTCCGACACAAGGAGGAGGGGATAATCCAGGTCAACATGGAGCGAACGGAAACCCATTAGCAGGAGGAGGAAATGGAGGAGGAAATGGAGGAAGGGTAACAGCTGAGGTTTTGTACAACGGCATCCCTTATAAAATATTTTACCTAGGTTCTAAATTCCCAGTCAATAAAATTGGTCCTGCTTTTCAAGTTGGTAAAGCCATTTATGACCTTTTTTTTAAGGATCCTTTAGAACCCAAATTCGAGATAACAAATGGTGATTTAGGTAGTAGTTCTAGAGACTTAAGCAATGGTGGTGGTGGAAAAGGTGGCTCTACTACAGGTAGTATTTATGAGTTTTTGACAAGTGATCAAGTTGTAGATGGAGGAACGGGAGGAAAAGGAGGAGCCGGTGGAGGCGGGGGTGGAGGTGCGTATGTTGCACAACCTCCAACACTATTTCAGCAAAAAGCAAATGTCCTATTCGGGGAAAAAATAGTCTATGTAAAAATACAACTTGTATCTCAACCTGGTAATGGTGGTGATAAGGGCGGTGGCGGTGGTGCTGCAAGTGTCCTAAGAAACGGTGGTGGTGGTGGTGGTTATGGCAGCGGTGGTGGTGGGGGATCCTCATCTGTGATTGACCTTTCAACTCCACAAAAAGGACGGGGAGAGGTTCCAGGCCCCATTTCCAGAACTCCTAATCAGGCAATAGCACAACTAGTACCTATAACGGGTTTTGGTAGTGGTGGTGGTGGTGGTGGGTTTGGCGGTGGTGGCGGTGGTGGTGGTGGAGATTTAACGACCCTCCCAGGAGCAACAGTCAAATATACAACGGGAGGAGGAGGAGGATTCAAAGCTCTTAGGCTTAACCCGATAGTAATTTCTGTTGGGAGAAACATTCCTTTCCAGGGAGGAGGGGGAGGAGGCGGAGGTGGTTTTGGAGGCGGCGGAGGTGGCAACGATGCTTTTCTTCAGGAAACGCCTTCTGAAAACAACGAAAAGTATTATCATGTTTTTAAGGCTGGTGAGGTCAGCCAAGGAGGGAGCTTTGGGGGAAATGGCGGTGGTCAGGCTCAACAAATAAAACCTTATGCAGGAAGTGGTGGTGGTGGAGCTGGAATTGGAGGAGCTGTTTTTGTTGGTAACAACGCGCAGTTAGTTATCCAAGACTCGGTTTCTTTACGTGGGAATCAAACCCAAGGAGGCGAGGCTGGAACAGATTCTGTCGGATCTGATATTGCTCTACCCGCTGGGCCTGGGCTTGGATTTGCTGACGATATTTTTTTATATAGTGACGCTAAGTTAGTATTTCAAAATGAGAACTCTTTACTAGCAGATTTTAGTATCCAATCAGATCCAGGAAGTTTTCAAGATATAGGGGTTAGAAAAGAAGGTAGTGGCACGGTTACTATGACCTCACAAAAAAACAACTATCGAGGACCTACTGTAATCAAAGAGGGAACTATTGTTATAGCAAGTGATGTGCTGGGATTTCGTTCTTCAGAGCTCGTTTTTGCAGGAGGAACCCTTGAAGCAACGGATACTTTTTCCTTAGAAAGGGATATTATTTTAAATTTAGAGGGAACTATTGCTGTAAATCCTTCTCGTACTTTATTTATTGGAGGCCCTATCCGGGGTGAGGGTTCTCTCACAAAAACAGACGCGGGGACCTTGGTTTTAACAGAAACAGTTCCTATGGGAAATTTGATCATAAAAGACGGAACTGTGCAAGGAAACGCATCTTATATACAAAACGATGTTCTTATTAACAGCTTCGGAACTCTAATTTTTGACCAAAACTTTTCAGGAGCCTACGAAGGTCAAATATCAGGTAATGGTACTCTAGTTAAAGATGGAACTGAAAGATTATCTTTTATTGGAGTTGATGATTTTGCAGGTAATACTATTATTCAAAACGGGACTCTTGTCATTCCTGTCAAAGAAAAATTTGCCAGCAATTCTGTTAATGTAATGCGTGGCACACTGCAAAATAATGGAACAATCAATGCAGGCGTTGTTACCAACTATGGCTATATTTTTGGCTCTGGAACATTCAATATAAGCATTATGAAGAACTTCGGTTTTGTAGAACCAGGGAATTCTATTGGAACCCTTACAATCAACGGGAATTATACGCAAGACCCATCTGGTAGATTAGGTATAGAAATTGATGTTATAGGAGGAAGCGATCTACTAGAAGTGACAGGGATGGCCTCGTTGAACGGGGAGCTTCTCATCAAGCCTACACCCGGAGTTTATTTAGAAGGAACAACCTATACTTTTCTTACTGCAGAATCTGTCACAGGACAATTTAGCCGTACTGTTATTAGTAGGCCCTTTGATTACACCATCAATTATTTGCCTAACCAAGTTCAACTCTTTTAAAATCCCCTTCTGTAGTTGTAGGTATGCCTGATTCTAACTTGACCGGTAATCCGAAATCTGTTGCAGATTGTCTATTTTGTAATAACTTTGATTTTGCAAATACAGATCTAGTTTTAGTGGCTAATGCGTTACTCCAGCTACCGATGGATGAATATGCAAAAGCACTTAAAAGCTTAACCCCTGCTGCATTTGGATCTCTGCCCTTAGTTGAACTCGAGAACAATTTTAATTTTGCCAATACCTTTTTTTTAACAGGAGTTGGTCAAAGGTCTTATTGTTACGCAGATATCGATGAACCTACAAATATTTGGTTTAACCCTTTAGGGTTTATTTATTCACAAGAAGAGCGTCAAGGAGCTCCTGGCTTTACGGCTCGCACCTGGGGAGTTGCAGTGGGGGCAGACCGCCTATTTCTCGATGAGTGGAGCCTAGGCATAGGATTTGAATACTCTCATGCCCAACTTGATTGGAAACATCAGGTGGGCCATGCTCATGCTGATTCCATATACTTAGGTCCTTATGTTAAGTACGACTGTGAAAATTTCTATTTCGATTTTCTGCTTTTAGGAGTAGGTAATTTCTATGATGTGGATCGAAAAATTGTATTTCCAGGGCTTTCTAGAAAAGCGCATAGCGATCCTACTACTTGGAACCTTTCAGAGATTCTCCTAGCAGGGTTTAGATTAGAGCCTTTCCATATAGACAATTTTTTCGTTCAACCTGAAATCAGATTAGATCAAACCAACTCGTTCCAAGGGAAATTTAAAGAAAAAGGAGCTCAGTCTATTGACCTTTCTATAAAAGGCAAATGCTCTTCCTTTTTACGTTCTTTGGTCAATATTAAAGTCACTAAAGAATCATGTGTTGCTGGTTTTTGCTTAGTTCCTAGTGTCAATCTAGGTTGGTTGAGAACAACTCCTCTAACGCGCGGTCATTACACTTCTGGATTTAGAGGGGGAACATTTTTTAGACCTGATTTTACAACTTCTAACTTTCACCAAACAATCGATCAATTGCTCGTGGGTGCGCAATTTCTTGTCTCCCGCCAAGGAGACATCCAGTTATCTATAGGATATGAAGGGGTTTTTGGAAAAAGATCAACAGTGAATGAAATGAATATAAATGCGTCTTGGAATTTTTAACTCTTACTTTTAATCCTTTTTATACGGTTCAAAGTAAGTGTTTCTCTTGCATAGCTTAAGGAAACAGCTATATGCTAAAACGTTTTTTACACCGAACAAATGGTTTTTATGTAGTGAATCGGAAAGAGAAAACAAGCTTTGTAATTATTGATGCTCAAAAAGTAAGTGTTTCTCTTGCATAGCTTAAGGAAACAGCTATATGCTAAAACGTTTTTTACACCGAACAAATGGTTTTTATGTAGTGAATCGGAAAGAGAAAACAAGCTTTGTAATTATTGATGCTCAAAGTGTTAAAAATACTGATACATCAGAGAAGAAAGGATATGATGCAGAGAAAAAAATATCAGGAATAAAAAGACATATAGCATTCGATACCCAAGGACTTCCTCATGCTATTCACATTACCACCGCTAATATACTGAAACGCATTAGAAAAAAGACTTTTCAAACACTAAATTCATTGAATTTTTCTCATTGATTAAGTTATAAACCTTACATCTATGCAACCTGAAGCGAACTTTTTAACAAGAAACCAAAAAGACATTCTCAAGGCTCGTCATCGCCATGAACGGGATAAAAGGCTATGCGATAGAATCAAATCTATTTTATTGTTAGAGCCTGTTTAAAATCTTTTCAAAAGTAGAGCAATAAAAGCAAGAACCACCATATTCAGGCTTGTATGTAGTTTTCTTTCGCAATTTTTCCATAGCCTGCGACATTTTTCTATCCACGCAAAAGAACGCTCTACAACCCATCTTTTGGGATAACTGTAAAAGTATGAAGTGTATTTCTTTTGGCTATTTCTACTATACATCCCAGTCTTTTCAAGTTTGAAGTGCACAGAAGAATTAAAAAAAGAATAGGCAGGCGATGAAAGAATCTCTATTGTGATTTTTAACAATCAAACACAAGGAGAGACCTTGCCTAAAGGCTACCATCACCTAACCTATGACCAAAGATGTCAGATTTATATTTTAAAAGCTAGAGGAGATACATCTAGCTCAATAGCAAACATTCTAAAAGTTCATCATAGCACTATTAGTAGGGAACTTAAGAGAAATAAAGGGCAACGAGGATACCGTCATCAGCAAGCTCAAGAAAAAGCATTTCTTAGAAAAAATTCTCAGCCCAATAAAAAAATGACTCCTCAAATAGTTACCCGTATTGAAGAAAAAATCAAGTTGCAATGGAGCCCTATACAAATATCCGGATGGCTTAAAAGACATGGTAAAGAACATGTTAGTCATGAGACCATCTATAATCATATCTGGAAAGATAAACGACAGGGAGGACAGCTTTATAGAGAGCTCCGTCATCGAGGGAAAAAATATAACAAGCAGAGAAAGGGAGCTTCTGGAAGAGGGAA
This is a stretch of genomic DNA from Candidatus Rhabdochlamydia oedothoracis. It encodes these proteins:
- a CDS encoding glycosyltransferase family 2 protein, yielding MSSKVGVVILHYGSVSNTIECLQSVFALDYPLFEIIVVDNSLHPADRTALKELFPGVTLLSTLENLGYAEGNNQGIAYAIKHDCAYVLLLNNDTVIAKDLLIHFVQTAQTHPNVGCLGAKIFYYDEPITLWHAGGFLHSKTLRLYHKGYKEIDLANEYNHITEIEYACGCAIFVTKEVIETVGTLSKEFFLIWEEVDWCWRIRKAGYSCLFVPQAKVWHKISCGFQGGNRGSLWHYFYSRNRLIFLNQHLSKKQKRAFYCFQFPKELFSLFFYAFHPRITKTTRLLHRAALTGIFDYYRGLLGPCPHKNFR
- a CDS encoding sugar phosphate nucleotidyltransferase, which encodes MFAFAQKTDCIILAGGQGTRLFPLTQTRCKPAVCFGGAYRLIDIPLSHCLHAKLDSIFVITQYLASSLQQHIYETYHFDQFHKNNIQLLSPEETPTRKVWFKGTADSIRQNLEYFEASSAEYFLILSADQLYNMDFNKLFAFAEESNADFIIAALNVKEQEAKRMGVLNISAKKQVLDFFEKPSDTITLKRFSQSNLNSKYLGSMGIYLCKRKTLFNLLKEEGDDFGRHLIPLQVNKGGTYCYQHEEYWEDIGTVLSYYKANLALTQKNHLDTKPIFTTAQQLTSTLIRDTKVINSIIAQGSISEASQITNSVIGMRIKIDSGSIIESCILVGNLSAFPSSSTLPQYCSIGRNCILKKVIVDEHTIIGNNVTLTNPNAINHLDTFKDHGIYIRDGIIIVTSGTKIPNGFTI
- a CDS encoding metallophosphoesterase encodes the protein MKIWALSDPHLCFGAPKKSMEVFGPPWKNYIDKIYANWLECIEKEDLVLIPGDISWAMHLKEALIDLAWLDALPGHKIILRGNHDYWWSSKAKLVQAMPSSIQWIHNDAILWQYIAIGGSRLWDTYEYQFTNYIEFKENPLQKKLSEKNAEKQEAIFSRELERLKLSLKQLSPLARVRIALTHYPPIGPHLNPSRTSEILEQFQIQYCVFGHLHNVRRKALPFGTARGVQYILTSCDYLDFKPLRIL
- a CDS encoding autotransporter-associated beta strand repeat-containing protein translates to MDSKHFLILTSIIFFSAPLWGDTYTVSSEADAGPGSLRQAILDLNETGNTATNTITINSGLPPILLTSKLPVIQRTAKITTSGTVPQIIDGNQNRLFVANANLTIENCNIQNGAAIGGNGISNRSSGGGGGLGAGGGVYVAPNTVVTLNNTSLKNNLAQGGKGAGGFQNLKGGGFSGSGGGASFSSADPNASPTQGGGDNPGQHGANGNPLAGGGNGGGNGGRVTAEVLYNGIPYKIFYLGSKFPVNKIGPAFQVGKAIYDLFFKDPLEPKFEITNGDLGSSSRDLSNGGGGKGGSTTGSIYEFLTSDQVVDGGTGGKGGAGGGGGGGAYVAQPPTLFQQKANVLFGEKIVYVKIQLVSQPGNGGDKGGGGGAASVLRNGGGGGGYGSGGGGGSSSVIDLSTPQKGRGEVPGPISRTPNQAIAQLVPITGFGSGGGGGGFGGGGGGGGGDLTTLPGATVKYTTGGGGGFKALRLNPIVISVGRNIPFQGGGGGGGGGFGGGGGGNDAFLQETPSENNEKYYHVFKAGEVSQGGSFGGNGGGQAQQIKPYAGSGGGGAGIGGAVFVGNNAQLVIQDSVSLRGNQTQGGEAGTDSVGSDIALPAGPGLGFADDIFLYSDAKLVFQNENSLLADFSIQSDPGSFQDIGVRKEGSGTVTMTSQKNNYRGPTVIKEGTIVIASDVLGFRSSELVFAGGTLEATDTFSLERDIILNLEGTIAVNPSRTLFIGGPIRGEGSLTKTDAGTLVLTETVPMGNLIIKDGTVQGNASYIQNDVLINSFGTLIFDQNFSGAYEGQISGNGTLVKDGTERLSFIGVDDFAGNTIIQNGTLVIPVKEKFASNSVNVMRGTLQNNGTINAGVVTNYGYIFGSGTFNISIMKNFGFVEPGNSIGTLTINGNYTQDPSGRLGIEIDVIGGSDLLEVTGMASLNGELLIKPTPGVYLEGTTYTFLTAESVTGQFSRTVISRPFDYTINYLPNQVQLF
- a CDS encoding autotransporter outer membrane beta-barrel domain-containing protein, which produces MTGNPKSVADCLFCNNFDFANTDLVLVANALLQLPMDEYAKALKSLTPAAFGSLPLVELENNFNFANTFFLTGVGQRSYCYADIDEPTNIWFNPLGFIYSQEERQGAPGFTARTWGVAVGADRLFLDEWSLGIGFEYSHAQLDWKHQVGHAHADSIYLGPYVKYDCENFYFDFLLLGVGNFYDVDRKIVFPGLSRKAHSDPTTWNLSEILLAGFRLEPFHIDNFFVQPEIRLDQTNSFQGKFKEKGAQSIDLSIKGKCSSFLRSLVNIKVTKESCVAGFCLVPSVNLGWLRTTPLTRGHYTSGFRGGTFFRPDFTTSNFHQTIDQLLVGAQFLVSRQGDIQLSIGYEGVFGKRSTVNEMNINASWNF